A stretch of the Perca fluviatilis chromosome 17, GENO_Pfluv_1.0, whole genome shotgun sequence genome encodes the following:
- the erbin gene encoding erbin isoform X1, which produces MSKRSLFVRLVPCRCLRGEEEAVTSLDYSHCSLETVPKEIFSFEKTLQELYLDANQIEELPKQLFNCQLLHRLSMPDNDLTVLPTAIANLINLRELDVSKNSIQEFPENIKNCKVLAIVEASVNPISKLPDGFTQLLSLTQLYLNDAFLEFLPASFGRLTKLQILELRENQLKMLPKSMQKLTQLERLDLGSNEFTEVPEVLEQLTGIKELWIDGNRLTFLPGMLGMLKQLVYLDVSKNNLEMVDEQICGCESLQDLLLSNNALTQLPGSIGSLKKLTALKVDENQLIYLPDSVGGLTLLDELDCSFNEIEALPSSIGQCVSIRTFAADHNFLTVLPPEMGKWKNATVLFLHSNKLESLPEEMGDMQKLKVINLSNNKLRSLPYSFTKLNQMTAMWLSENQSKPLIPLQKEEDPETHKIMLTNYMFPQQTRTEDYIPNSDSESFNPALWEEQRKHRAQVAFECDEDKDERETPPREGNLKRYPTPYPDELKNMVKTAQSVAHRLKEDESSDESGKDAKPNERNHIGVQDVGVKVIEPPYPNGTASDMDSQVSTDTFSHNPSATETKDTSDSYSSQKVPIKSSGGSMMNHEDTLEDSEELSDEEEEMKMAEMRPPLIEISINQPKVVTLSKDKKDDADSLLDDTVANSNQNNSNCSSPSRMSDSVSLTTDSSQDNSLCTPEREAKMPFLPKGRRADENMNQPKDTTPLLHNGNGSETSLQALLKTQQTPPEKMGDYDLSMEARLAFIEKGFNNGMGETYTKWDQINMNVSKLPTDNMVQLDEGNPTKNGSVTQEDLDSKQGFSNDNMEHFLNGNQQVSDCINSLGNKTQAMRVETSAVHVASTGVTASSDMSLSRSTEELSPDKRCHPQQVVKSHSVSNIETGGLKLYSFDGDEDSYDAAGMMRMAGAGPGAQGQSIVRSKSASQLLNDQTLQIYPGSSASSSDLLSSSKPPASTSRYAVSSSMAMGIPPPQYNIQYTSSAMPKEGLWSQRTPMPPEHQGYLPPPPPHSLANTNYSNRNQAPPYPLQPQQRGPPMAPKPPGDMWTKERLHSTGGQARSSTLQRQSSTASTASMGDPRRIQVPDGEYMTYRDIHTLGRGPLAMSQAMQRPLSARTYSIDVPGASRPLGARPQPHELPERTMSVSDFNYQQSSPSKRHNTRVKSEHSLLDGPGQVSGGVGAGRVPVDWRDQVMRHIEAKKMEKNVLSRSYNSNNAPLSWSHYGSYRDMHASQGSLVFSARDGQPYGALGFCDDVFPQGQQSYTMDPHRKVPLMNGQMGPSVRAQVSQAPMARHPSREQLIDYLMLKVSHPPQGPPRIPQDALQQEIRLKVEKNPELGFSISGGVGGRGNPFRPDDNGIFVTRVQPEGPASMILQPGDKIIQANGYSFVNIDHGYAVSLLKTFLNTVDLTIIREAQA; this is translated from the exons ATGTCCAAGCGGAGCTTGTTTGTTCGCCTGGTGCCGTGCCGCTGCTTGCGGGGTGAGGAGGAGGCGGTAACATCGCTGGACTACTCCCACTGCAGCCTGGAGACTGTTCCTAAGGAGATCTTTAGCTTTGAGAAGACCCTGCAGGAACTCTACCTCGATGCCAACCAGATCGAGGAGCTGCCTAAA cAACTGTTTAACTGCCAGTTACTCCACCGACTGAGCATGCCAGATAATGACCTAACAGTGTTGCCAACAGCGATCGCAAACCTCATCAATCTTAGGGAGCTTGATGTCAGCAAAAACA GTATACAGGAGTTTCCAGAAAACATCAAGAATTGCAAAGTCCTCGCTATTGTAGAAGCCAGTGTGAATCCCATATCCAA GCTCCCAGATGGTTTCACCCAGCTCCTGAGTCTGACGCAGCTCTACCTGAATGATGCCTTCCTGGAGTTCTTACCAGCCAGCTTCGGCAG GTTAACTAAACTACAGATCTTGGAGCTGAGGGAAAACCAGTTAAAGATGTTGCCAAA AAGCATGCAGAAGCTCACACAGTTGGAGAGGTTGGACCTGGGGAGTAATGAGTTCACTGAAGTG CCTGAGGTGTTGGAGCAGCTGACTGGAATCAAGGAGCTGTGGATAGATGGGAACAGACTGACATTTTTACCTGGG ATGCTTGGGATGCTAAAACAGCTGGTATACCTGGATGTGTCCAAGAACAATCTGGAGATGGTAGACGAGCAAATCTGTGGCTGTGAGAGTCTGCAGGATCTTCTGCTCTCCAACAATGCCCTCACACAGCTGCCAGGCTCCATCG GCTCACTAAAGAAACTTACTGCACTGAAAGTGGATGAGAACCAGCTGATATACTTGCCAGACTCAGTTGGAGG ACTGACATTGCTGGATGAGCTGGACTGTAGTTTTAATGAGATCGAAGCCTTGCCCTCGTCCATCGGTCAGTGTGTCAGCATCCGCACCTTTGCTGCAGATCACAACTTCCTTACCGTGCTTCCCCCCGAG ATGGGCAAATGGAAGAATGCAACTGTGCTGTTCCTACATTCCAACAAACTGGAGTCTTTGCCTGAGGAAATGGGTGACATGCAGAAACTcaaggttatcaatctcagcaACAACAA GTTAAGGAGTCTTCCCTACAGTTTCACTAAACTGAACCAGATGACTGCAATGTGGCTGTCTGAAAACCAG TCAAAGCCCCTGATCCCTCTCCAGAAGGAGGAGGatccagagacacacaaaatTATGCTGACCAACTACATGTTTCCCCAGCAAACCAGAACTGAGGACT ATATTCCCAACTCCGACTCTGAGAGCTTTAATCCAGCTCTCTGGGAGGAGCAGCGCAAGCATCGAGCTCAGGTTGCCTTTGAGTGTGACGAGGACAAGGACGAGAGAGAAACACCCCCAAGG GAGGGAAACCTGAAGCGCTACCCTACACCGTACCCAGACGAGCTGAAGAACATGGTGAAGACAGCCCAGTCTGTGGCTCACAGGCTGAAGGAGGACGAGTCAAGTGACGAGTCGGGGAAAGATGCAAAACCAAATGAGAGGAACCACATTGGAGTGCAGGACGTGGGAGTTAAG GTTATTGAGCCTCCCTATCCTAATGGTACAGCATCAGACATGGACTCCCAAGTATCTACCGACACATTTTCCCATAACCCATCtgcaacagaaacaaaagacaCTTCAGACTCTTACAGCTCTCAGAAAGTCCCAATCAAATCATCAGGGGGCTCTATGATGAACCATGAAGACACCCTGGAG GATTCCGAGGAGCTgtctgatgaagaggaggagatgaaaATGGCAGAAATGAGACCCCCTCTTATTGAGATCTCCATCAACCAGCCTAAAGTAGTGACTTTAAGTAAGGACAAAAAAG ATGATGCAGACTCTTTGCTGGACGACACAGTGGCCAACAGCAACCAGAACAACAGTAACTGTTCGTCGCCATCACGCATGTCTGACTCGGTGTCTCTGACTACAGACAGCAGTCAGGACAACTCTCTGTGCACCCCTGAGAGAGAGGCAAAGATGCCCTTCCTACCAAAAGGCCG ACGAGCGGATGAGAATATGAACCAGCCTAAAGACACCACCCCTCTCCTCCATAATGGAAATGGCTCCGAAACATCCCTTCAGGCCCTTTTGAAAACCCAGCAGACTCCGCCAGAGAAAATGGGCGACTACGACCTGTCCATGGAAGCCAGACTGGCCTTCATTGAGAAGGGATTTAACAACGGCATGGGCGAAACCTACACCAAGTGGGACCAGATCAATATGAACGTGTCCAAGTTGCCAACCGACAACATGGTTCAGCTGGATGAGGGGAACCCAACCAAGAATGGTTCAGTAACCCAGGAGGACTTGGACAGCAAGCAGGGTTTTAGCAATGACAACATGGAGCATTTTCTGAATGGAAACCAGCAGGTCAGTGACTGCATCAATAGTCTTGGGAACAAAACCCAAGCAATGAGAGTAGAGACATCTGCTGTGCATGTGGCCTCGACAGGCGTGACAGCCAGCAGTGACATGTCTCTGTCTCGCAGCACAGAGGAACTGTCTCCAGACAAAAGGTGCCATCCCCAGCAGGTGGTGAAGTCTCACAGTGTCAGCAACATAGAAACAGGAGGCTTGAAGCTGTACTCTTTTGATGGGGATGAAGACTCCTATGACGCAGCAGGAATGATGAGGATGGCAGGAGCCGGGCCAGGAGCTCAGGGCCAGAGCATAGTCCGGAGCAAGTCAGCCAGTCAGTTACTCAACGACCAGACTCTCCAGATCTACCCCGGCTCCTCTGCATCTTCCTCAGACCTGCTCTCCTCCTCTAAGCCCCCTGCCAGCACCAGCAGATATGCAGTCTCCTCCAGCATGGCCATGGGCATCCCTCCTCCTCAgtacaacatacagtacacaagcAGTGCCATGCCTAAAGAGGGCCTCTGGTCCCAGAGGACGCCCATGCCCCCAGAGCACCAAGGttaccttcctcctcctccaccacacTCGCTTGCCAACACCAACTACTCCAACCGTAATCAAGCACCTCCCTACCCTCTACAGCCCCAGCAGAGGGGGCCTCCCATGGCTCCCAAACCCCCTGGGGACATGTGGACTAAGGAGAGACTTCATTCTACTGGAGGCCAGGCTAGAAGCAGCACTCTGCAGAGGCAAAGCAGCACCGCCTCCACAGCCTCCATGGGTGACCCGAGGCGTATACAGGTGCCTGACGGGGAATACATGACCTACAGGGACATTCACACCCTCGGCAGGGGGCCGCTGGCAATGAGCCAGGCCATGCAGAGGCCCCTCTCAGCTCGCACTTACAGCATCGACGTACCCGGAGCTTCCAGGCCTCTCGGTGCCAGGCCGCAGCCCCACGAGCTTCCAGAGAGGACCATGTCGGTCAGCGATTTCAACTACCAGCAAAGCAGCCCCAGCAAGAGGCACAACACCAGGGTGAAGTCTGAGCACTCACTGCTGGATGGGCCTGGACAGGTGTCAGGAGGAGTTGGAGCAGGAAGGGTGCCAGTTGACTGGAGAGACCAGGTGATGCGGCACATCGAGGCCAAGAAAATGGAAAAG AATGTGCTGTCTCGCTCCTATAATTCCAATAACGCTCCGCTGAGCTGGTCTCACTACGGCAGCTATAGGGATATGCATGCCAGCCAAGGTTCTCTGGTCTTTAGTGCCAGGGACGGACAGCCCTACGGAGCTCTGGGCTTCTGT GATGATGTGTTTCCCCAAGGGCAGCAGAGCTACACCATGGACCCCCACAGAAAA gTGCCTTTGATGAACGGTCAGATGGGCCCTTCTGTTCGTGCTCAGGTGAGCCAGGCGCCCATGGCCCGACACCCTTCCAGAGAGCAGCTCATTGATTACCTGATGCTCAAAGTCTCCCATCCGCCCCAGGGGCCCCCACGCATCCCACAAGACGCACTGCAGCAAGAG ATCCGTCTGAAAGTAGAGAAGAATCCAGAGCTGGGTTTCAGTATATCAGGAGGAGTGGGAGGCCGAGGAAATCCCTTTCGTCCAGATGACAAT GGTATATTTGTGACAAGGGTTCAACCTGAGGGACCGGCATCCATGATTCTTCAGCCGGGAGATAAAATCATCCAG GCAAATGGCTACAGCTTTGTGAATATAGATCACGGGTACGCAGTGTCCCTCCTGAAGACGTTTCTGAACACTGTGGATTTGACTATCATAAGAGAAGCGCAAGCATAG
- the erbin gene encoding erbin isoform X2 encodes MSKRSLFVRLVPCRCLRGEEEAVTSLDYSHCSLETVPKEIFSFEKTLQELYLDANQIEELPKQLFNCQLLHRLSMPDNDLTVLPTAIANLINLRELDVSKNSIQEFPENIKNCKVLAIVEASVNPISKLPDGFTQLLSLTQLYLNDAFLEFLPASFGRLTKLQILELRENQLKMLPKSMQKLTQLERLDLGSNEFTEVPEVLEQLTGIKELWIDGNRLTFLPGMLGMLKQLVYLDVSKNNLEMVDEQICGCESLQDLLLSNNALTQLPGSIGSLKKLTALKVDENQLIYLPDSVGGLTLLDELDCSFNEIEALPSSIGQCVSIRTFAADHNFLTVLPPEMGKWKNATVLFLHSNKLESLPEEMGDMQKLKVINLSNNKLRSLPYSFTKLNQMTAMWLSENQSKPLIPLQKEEDPETHKIMLTNYMFPQQTRTEDYIPNSDSESFNPALWEEQRKHRAQVAFECDEDKDERETPPREGNLKRYPTPYPDELKNMVKTAQSVAHRLKEDESSDESGKDAKPNERNHIGVQDVGVKVIEPPYPNGTASDMDSQVSTDTFSHNPSATETKDTSDSYSSQKVPIKSSGGSMMNHEDTLEDSEELSDEEEEMKMAEMRPPLIEISINQPKVVTLNDADSLLDDTVANSNQNNSNCSSPSRMSDSVSLTTDSSQDNSLCTPEREAKMPFLPKGRRADENMNQPKDTTPLLHNGNGSETSLQALLKTQQTPPEKMGDYDLSMEARLAFIEKGFNNGMGETYTKWDQINMNVSKLPTDNMVQLDEGNPTKNGSVTQEDLDSKQGFSNDNMEHFLNGNQQVSDCINSLGNKTQAMRVETSAVHVASTGVTASSDMSLSRSTEELSPDKRCHPQQVVKSHSVSNIETGGLKLYSFDGDEDSYDAAGMMRMAGAGPGAQGQSIVRSKSASQLLNDQTLQIYPGSSASSSDLLSSSKPPASTSRYAVSSSMAMGIPPPQYNIQYTSSAMPKEGLWSQRTPMPPEHQGYLPPPPPHSLANTNYSNRNQAPPYPLQPQQRGPPMAPKPPGDMWTKERLHSTGGQARSSTLQRQSSTASTASMGDPRRIQVPDGEYMTYRDIHTLGRGPLAMSQAMQRPLSARTYSIDVPGASRPLGARPQPHELPERTMSVSDFNYQQSSPSKRHNTRVKSEHSLLDGPGQVSGGVGAGRVPVDWRDQVMRHIEAKKMEKNVLSRSYNSNNAPLSWSHYGSYRDMHASQGSLVFSARDGQPYGALGFCDDVFPQGQQSYTMDPHRKVPLMNGQMGPSVRAQVSQAPMARHPSREQLIDYLMLKVSHPPQGPPRIPQDALQQEIRLKVEKNPELGFSISGGVGGRGNPFRPDDNGIFVTRVQPEGPASMILQPGDKIIQANGYSFVNIDHGYAVSLLKTFLNTVDLTIIREAQA; translated from the exons ATGTCCAAGCGGAGCTTGTTTGTTCGCCTGGTGCCGTGCCGCTGCTTGCGGGGTGAGGAGGAGGCGGTAACATCGCTGGACTACTCCCACTGCAGCCTGGAGACTGTTCCTAAGGAGATCTTTAGCTTTGAGAAGACCCTGCAGGAACTCTACCTCGATGCCAACCAGATCGAGGAGCTGCCTAAA cAACTGTTTAACTGCCAGTTACTCCACCGACTGAGCATGCCAGATAATGACCTAACAGTGTTGCCAACAGCGATCGCAAACCTCATCAATCTTAGGGAGCTTGATGTCAGCAAAAACA GTATACAGGAGTTTCCAGAAAACATCAAGAATTGCAAAGTCCTCGCTATTGTAGAAGCCAGTGTGAATCCCATATCCAA GCTCCCAGATGGTTTCACCCAGCTCCTGAGTCTGACGCAGCTCTACCTGAATGATGCCTTCCTGGAGTTCTTACCAGCCAGCTTCGGCAG GTTAACTAAACTACAGATCTTGGAGCTGAGGGAAAACCAGTTAAAGATGTTGCCAAA AAGCATGCAGAAGCTCACACAGTTGGAGAGGTTGGACCTGGGGAGTAATGAGTTCACTGAAGTG CCTGAGGTGTTGGAGCAGCTGACTGGAATCAAGGAGCTGTGGATAGATGGGAACAGACTGACATTTTTACCTGGG ATGCTTGGGATGCTAAAACAGCTGGTATACCTGGATGTGTCCAAGAACAATCTGGAGATGGTAGACGAGCAAATCTGTGGCTGTGAGAGTCTGCAGGATCTTCTGCTCTCCAACAATGCCCTCACACAGCTGCCAGGCTCCATCG GCTCACTAAAGAAACTTACTGCACTGAAAGTGGATGAGAACCAGCTGATATACTTGCCAGACTCAGTTGGAGG ACTGACATTGCTGGATGAGCTGGACTGTAGTTTTAATGAGATCGAAGCCTTGCCCTCGTCCATCGGTCAGTGTGTCAGCATCCGCACCTTTGCTGCAGATCACAACTTCCTTACCGTGCTTCCCCCCGAG ATGGGCAAATGGAAGAATGCAACTGTGCTGTTCCTACATTCCAACAAACTGGAGTCTTTGCCTGAGGAAATGGGTGACATGCAGAAACTcaaggttatcaatctcagcaACAACAA GTTAAGGAGTCTTCCCTACAGTTTCACTAAACTGAACCAGATGACTGCAATGTGGCTGTCTGAAAACCAG TCAAAGCCCCTGATCCCTCTCCAGAAGGAGGAGGatccagagacacacaaaatTATGCTGACCAACTACATGTTTCCCCAGCAAACCAGAACTGAGGACT ATATTCCCAACTCCGACTCTGAGAGCTTTAATCCAGCTCTCTGGGAGGAGCAGCGCAAGCATCGAGCTCAGGTTGCCTTTGAGTGTGACGAGGACAAGGACGAGAGAGAAACACCCCCAAGG GAGGGAAACCTGAAGCGCTACCCTACACCGTACCCAGACGAGCTGAAGAACATGGTGAAGACAGCCCAGTCTGTGGCTCACAGGCTGAAGGAGGACGAGTCAAGTGACGAGTCGGGGAAAGATGCAAAACCAAATGAGAGGAACCACATTGGAGTGCAGGACGTGGGAGTTAAG GTTATTGAGCCTCCCTATCCTAATGGTACAGCATCAGACATGGACTCCCAAGTATCTACCGACACATTTTCCCATAACCCATCtgcaacagaaacaaaagacaCTTCAGACTCTTACAGCTCTCAGAAAGTCCCAATCAAATCATCAGGGGGCTCTATGATGAACCATGAAGACACCCTGGAG GATTCCGAGGAGCTgtctgatgaagaggaggagatgaaaATGGCAGAAATGAGACCCCCTCTTATTGAGATCTCCATCAACCAGCCTAAAGTAGTGACTTTAA ATGATGCAGACTCTTTGCTGGACGACACAGTGGCCAACAGCAACCAGAACAACAGTAACTGTTCGTCGCCATCACGCATGTCTGACTCGGTGTCTCTGACTACAGACAGCAGTCAGGACAACTCTCTGTGCACCCCTGAGAGAGAGGCAAAGATGCCCTTCCTACCAAAAGGCCG ACGAGCGGATGAGAATATGAACCAGCCTAAAGACACCACCCCTCTCCTCCATAATGGAAATGGCTCCGAAACATCCCTTCAGGCCCTTTTGAAAACCCAGCAGACTCCGCCAGAGAAAATGGGCGACTACGACCTGTCCATGGAAGCCAGACTGGCCTTCATTGAGAAGGGATTTAACAACGGCATGGGCGAAACCTACACCAAGTGGGACCAGATCAATATGAACGTGTCCAAGTTGCCAACCGACAACATGGTTCAGCTGGATGAGGGGAACCCAACCAAGAATGGTTCAGTAACCCAGGAGGACTTGGACAGCAAGCAGGGTTTTAGCAATGACAACATGGAGCATTTTCTGAATGGAAACCAGCAGGTCAGTGACTGCATCAATAGTCTTGGGAACAAAACCCAAGCAATGAGAGTAGAGACATCTGCTGTGCATGTGGCCTCGACAGGCGTGACAGCCAGCAGTGACATGTCTCTGTCTCGCAGCACAGAGGAACTGTCTCCAGACAAAAGGTGCCATCCCCAGCAGGTGGTGAAGTCTCACAGTGTCAGCAACATAGAAACAGGAGGCTTGAAGCTGTACTCTTTTGATGGGGATGAAGACTCCTATGACGCAGCAGGAATGATGAGGATGGCAGGAGCCGGGCCAGGAGCTCAGGGCCAGAGCATAGTCCGGAGCAAGTCAGCCAGTCAGTTACTCAACGACCAGACTCTCCAGATCTACCCCGGCTCCTCTGCATCTTCCTCAGACCTGCTCTCCTCCTCTAAGCCCCCTGCCAGCACCAGCAGATATGCAGTCTCCTCCAGCATGGCCATGGGCATCCCTCCTCCTCAgtacaacatacagtacacaagcAGTGCCATGCCTAAAGAGGGCCTCTGGTCCCAGAGGACGCCCATGCCCCCAGAGCACCAAGGttaccttcctcctcctccaccacacTCGCTTGCCAACACCAACTACTCCAACCGTAATCAAGCACCTCCCTACCCTCTACAGCCCCAGCAGAGGGGGCCTCCCATGGCTCCCAAACCCCCTGGGGACATGTGGACTAAGGAGAGACTTCATTCTACTGGAGGCCAGGCTAGAAGCAGCACTCTGCAGAGGCAAAGCAGCACCGCCTCCACAGCCTCCATGGGTGACCCGAGGCGTATACAGGTGCCTGACGGGGAATACATGACCTACAGGGACATTCACACCCTCGGCAGGGGGCCGCTGGCAATGAGCCAGGCCATGCAGAGGCCCCTCTCAGCTCGCACTTACAGCATCGACGTACCCGGAGCTTCCAGGCCTCTCGGTGCCAGGCCGCAGCCCCACGAGCTTCCAGAGAGGACCATGTCGGTCAGCGATTTCAACTACCAGCAAAGCAGCCCCAGCAAGAGGCACAACACCAGGGTGAAGTCTGAGCACTCACTGCTGGATGGGCCTGGACAGGTGTCAGGAGGAGTTGGAGCAGGAAGGGTGCCAGTTGACTGGAGAGACCAGGTGATGCGGCACATCGAGGCCAAGAAAATGGAAAAG AATGTGCTGTCTCGCTCCTATAATTCCAATAACGCTCCGCTGAGCTGGTCTCACTACGGCAGCTATAGGGATATGCATGCCAGCCAAGGTTCTCTGGTCTTTAGTGCCAGGGACGGACAGCCCTACGGAGCTCTGGGCTTCTGT GATGATGTGTTTCCCCAAGGGCAGCAGAGCTACACCATGGACCCCCACAGAAAA gTGCCTTTGATGAACGGTCAGATGGGCCCTTCTGTTCGTGCTCAGGTGAGCCAGGCGCCCATGGCCCGACACCCTTCCAGAGAGCAGCTCATTGATTACCTGATGCTCAAAGTCTCCCATCCGCCCCAGGGGCCCCCACGCATCCCACAAGACGCACTGCAGCAAGAG ATCCGTCTGAAAGTAGAGAAGAATCCAGAGCTGGGTTTCAGTATATCAGGAGGAGTGGGAGGCCGAGGAAATCCCTTTCGTCCAGATGACAAT GGTATATTTGTGACAAGGGTTCAACCTGAGGGACCGGCATCCATGATTCTTCAGCCGGGAGATAAAATCATCCAG GCAAATGGCTACAGCTTTGTGAATATAGATCACGGGTACGCAGTGTCCCTCCTGAAGACGTTTCTGAACACTGTGGATTTGACTATCATAAGAGAAGCGCAAGCATAG